One genomic window of Kaistia geumhonensis includes the following:
- a CDS encoding CoA-acylating methylmalonate-semialdehyde dehydrogenase: MQVIDNLVGGKKQRSASTRNAPVFNPATGEQTAELPLSTAVELDAAVAVAKAAQVAWGDTPPLKRARVMFRFKDLLEQNADRIARAISAEHGKTHDDALGEVQRGLEVVEFACGIPHLLKGEYSKNVGPAIDSYSDRQPLGVVAGITPFNFPCMVPLWMYPVAIACGNAFILKPSEKDPGAAMLVAELLHEAGLPAGLLNVVHGDKEIVDAILAHPDIKAVSFVGSTPIASYVYATGTANGKRVQALGGAKNHMVIMPDADMDKAADALMGAGYGSAGERCMAVSVAVPIGEKTADSLIEALAPRVRALKIGPATDREAEMGPLVTKQHLDKVSGYIDKGVAEGAKLVVDGRGFKLQGYEGGYFIGGTLFDHVDKEMTIYREEIFGPVLSVLRAGSYDEAVRLINAHEFGNGTAIFTRDGDAARSFADKIEAGMVGINVPIPVPVAYHSFGGWKRSIFGDHAIYGPEGVRFYTRIKTITSRWPDGIKSGAVFNFPTM; this comes from the coding sequence ATGCAGGTGATCGACAATCTCGTCGGCGGCAAGAAGCAGCGCTCGGCTTCGACGCGCAATGCGCCAGTGTTCAACCCCGCCACCGGCGAGCAGACGGCGGAACTGCCGCTCTCGACGGCGGTCGAGCTCGACGCAGCGGTCGCGGTCGCCAAGGCGGCGCAGGTCGCCTGGGGCGACACGCCGCCGCTGAAGCGGGCGCGCGTCATGTTCCGCTTCAAGGACCTGCTGGAGCAGAACGCCGACCGCATCGCGCGCGCCATCTCGGCCGAGCACGGCAAGACGCATGACGACGCGCTCGGCGAGGTCCAGCGTGGGCTCGAGGTCGTCGAGTTCGCCTGCGGCATCCCGCATCTTCTCAAGGGCGAGTATTCGAAGAATGTCGGCCCGGCGATCGACAGCTATTCCGATCGCCAGCCGCTCGGCGTCGTCGCCGGCATCACGCCGTTCAACTTCCCCTGCATGGTGCCGCTCTGGATGTATCCGGTGGCGATCGCCTGCGGCAACGCCTTCATCCTGAAGCCGTCCGAGAAGGATCCCGGCGCCGCGATGCTGGTCGCCGAACTGCTGCACGAGGCGGGCCTGCCCGCGGGCCTCCTCAATGTCGTGCATGGCGACAAGGAGATCGTCGACGCGATCCTCGCCCATCCCGATATCAAGGCGGTGAGCTTCGTCGGCTCGACGCCGATCGCCTCCTATGTCTATGCGACGGGCACCGCCAACGGGAAGCGAGTCCAGGCGCTGGGCGGCGCGAAGAACCACATGGTCATCATGCCCGACGCCGACATGGACAAGGCGGCGGACGCGCTGATGGGCGCCGGCTACGGCTCGGCCGGCGAGCGCTGCATGGCGGTCTCGGTCGCGGTGCCGATCGGCGAGAAGACGGCGGATTCGCTGATCGAGGCGCTGGCGCCGCGCGTCCGCGCGTTGAAGATCGGCCCGGCGACGGACCGCGAGGCCGAGATGGGGCCGCTCGTCACCAAGCAGCATCTCGACAAGGTCTCGGGCTATATCGACAAGGGCGTCGCCGAGGGCGCGAAGCTCGTCGTCGACGGCCGCGGCTTCAAGCTGCAGGGCTACGAGGGCGGCTACTTCATCGGTGGCACGCTTTTTGATCATGTGGACAAGGAAATGACGATCTACCGCGAGGAGATCTTCGGTCCTGTCCTCTCGGTGCTGCGCGCCGGGTCCTATGACGAGGCAGTCAGGCTGATCAATGCCCATGAATTCGGCAACGGCACCGCGATCTTTACCCGCGACGGCGACGCCGCGCGTTCCTTCGCGGACAAGATCGAGGCCGGCATGGTCGGCATCAACGTGCCGATCCCGGTCCCGGTCGCCTATCATTCCTTCGGCGGCTGGAAGCGGTCGATCTTCGGCGACCACGCCATCTACGGGCCCGAGGGCGTGCGCTTCTATACGCGCATCAAGACGATCACCAGCCGCTGGCCGGACGGCATCAAGTCGGGCGCGGTGTTCAACTTCCCGACGATGTGA
- the ftsH gene encoding ATP-dependent zinc metalloprotease FtsH has product MNANFRNFAVWVIIGLLLIALFNLFQNPGPRAAGQDIAYSQFLTDVDSGRVKSVVISGQQISGSYTDNAPFQTFAPQQDSDLVKRLEAKSVAISAKPPSEAGTSLIGVLISWFPMFLILAVWIFFMRQMQGGAGGKAMGFGKSKAKLLTEAHGRVTFDDVAGVDEAKEDLQEIVEFLRDPQKYQRLGGRIPRGVLLVGPPGTGKTLTARAVAGEANVPFFTISGSDFVEMFVGVGASRVRDMFEQAKKNAPCIIFIDEIDAVGRHRGAGLGGGNDEREQTLNQLLVEMDGFEQNEGIIIIAATNRPDVLDPALLRPGRFDRQVIIPNPDVVGRERILKVHARKVPMAPDVDLKTLARGTPGFSGADLMNLVNEAALMAARRNKRMVTMREFEDSKDKVMMGAERRSLVMTEDEKRLTAYHEAGHAIVALNVPATDPVHKATIIPRGRALGMVMQLPERDKLSMSYEQMTSRLAIMMGGRIAEEITFGKDKVTSGAASDIEQATRLARAMVTRWGFSEELGTVAYGENQEEVFLGHSVSRTQNVSEETARKIDAEVRRLVETGLDDARRILSEKHADLETLAQGLLEFESLTGEEIRGLLAGKPPVRDTGDDVPPSRPSVVPTTRGPRPKDSGGLEPQPQA; this is encoded by the coding sequence ATGAACGCGAATTTTCGCAATTTCGCAGTCTGGGTCATCATCGGCCTGCTGTTGATCGCGCTGTTCAATCTCTTTCAGAATCCGGGTCCGCGCGCGGCCGGGCAGGACATCGCCTATTCGCAGTTCCTGACCGACGTCGATTCCGGCCGTGTGAAGAGTGTCGTGATCTCCGGCCAGCAGATCAGCGGTTCCTACACCGACAACGCGCCGTTCCAGACCTTTGCGCCCCAGCAGGATTCCGACCTCGTGAAGCGCCTCGAGGCGAAGAGCGTCGCGATCTCGGCCAAGCCGCCGTCCGAGGCCGGCACTTCGCTGATCGGCGTGCTGATCTCCTGGTTCCCGATGTTCCTGATCCTCGCGGTCTGGATCTTCTTCATGCGCCAGATGCAGGGCGGGGCCGGCGGCAAGGCGATGGGCTTCGGCAAGTCCAAGGCAAAGCTGCTGACCGAGGCGCATGGCCGCGTCACCTTCGACGATGTCGCGGGTGTCGACGAGGCCAAGGAAGACCTTCAGGAGATCGTCGAATTCCTGCGCGATCCGCAGAAGTACCAGCGCCTCGGCGGCCGCATTCCGCGCGGCGTGCTGCTGGTCGGCCCGCCCGGCACCGGCAAGACGCTGACCGCCCGCGCCGTCGCCGGCGAGGCCAATGTGCCGTTCTTCACCATCTCGGGTTCGGACTTCGTCGAGATGTTCGTCGGCGTCGGCGCCAGCCGCGTGCGCGACATGTTCGAGCAGGCGAAGAAGAACGCGCCGTGCATCATCTTCATCGACGAAATCGACGCCGTCGGCCGCCATCGCGGTGCCGGCCTCGGTGGCGGCAATGACGAGCGCGAGCAGACGCTGAACCAGCTGCTCGTCGAGATGGACGGCTTCGAGCAGAACGAAGGCATCATCATCATCGCCGCGACCAACCGGCCCGACGTGCTGGACCCGGCGCTGCTGCGTCCCGGCCGCTTCGACCGTCAGGTCATCATCCCGAACCCGGACGTCGTCGGCCGCGAGCGCATCCTGAAGGTGCACGCCCGCAAGGTGCCGATGGCCCCCGATGTCGACCTGAAGACGCTCGCCCGCGGCACGCCCGGCTTCTCCGGCGCCGACCTGATGAACCTCGTCAACGAGGCGGCCCTGATGGCTGCCCGCCGCAACAAGCGCATGGTGACCATGCGCGAGTTCGAGGATTCGAAGGACAAGGTGATGATGGGCGCCGAGCGTCGCTCGCTGGTCATGACCGAGGACGAGAAGCGGCTGACCGCCTATCACGAGGCCGGCCACGCCATCGTCGCGCTGAACGTTCCGGCTACCGATCCGGTGCACAAGGCGACGATCATCCCGCGCGGCCGTGCCCTCGGCATGGTCATGCAGCTTCCCGAGCGCGACAAGCTCTCGATGAGCTACGAGCAGATGACCTCGCGCCTCGCCATCATGATGGGTGGCCGCATCGCCGAGGAGATCACCTTCGGCAAGGACAAGGTGACCTCCGGCGCCGCGTCGGACATCGAGCAGGCGACCCGTCTCGCTCGTGCGATGGTGACCCGCTGGGGCTTCTCGGAGGAACTCGGCACCGTCGCCTATGGCGAGAACCAGGAGGAAGTGTTCCTCGGTCATTCGGTCTCCCGCACGCAGAACGTCTCCGAGGAGACGGCGCGCAAGATCGACGCCGAGGTGCGCCGCCTGGTGGAGACCGGCCTCGACGACGCCCGCCGCATCCTTTCGGAGAAGCATGCCGATCTCGAGACGCTGGCACAGGGCCTGCTCGAGTTCGAGTCGCTGACCGGCGAGGAAATCCGCGGGCTGCTCGCCGGCAAGCCGCCGGTGCGCGATACGGGCGATGACGTTCCGCCCTCGCGTCCCTCGGTCGTTCCGACGACACGCGGACCTCGTCCGAAGGACAGCGGCGGTCTCGAGCCGCAGCCGCAGGCCTGA
- a CDS encoding aspartate aminotransferase family protein encodes MTAPLRPNNLEAFWMPFTANRQFKQAPRLLVGAKGMYYTDADGREILDGTAGLWCVNAGHAREKIVEAVSSQVAELDYAPAFQMGHPKAFELASRLANMMPSPLDHVFFTNSGSESVDTALKIALAYHRARGKGTKFRLLGRERGYHGVGFGGISVGGISGNRKTFGTLLTGVDHIRHTHDLARNAFSRGEPEYGAEFADDLEKVIALHDASNIAALIVEPVAGSTGVLIPPKGYLKRLREICDKHDILLIFDEVITGFGRLGTPFAVDHFDVIPDMVCTAKGITSGVIPMGAVFASKKIYDAFMDAPENTIELFHGYTYSAHPVACAAALATLDVYAEEGLLTRAAELASYWEDALHGMKGLPHVIDIRNLGLVGAIELEPIAGAPTKRAFSAFLKAFERNLMIRTTGDIIALSPPLIIEKAEIDRIFETLAGVLRDID; translated from the coding sequence ATGACCGCCCCGCTTCGTCCGAACAATCTCGAAGCCTTCTGGATGCCGTTCACGGCCAACCGGCAGTTCAAGCAGGCGCCGCGCCTGCTCGTCGGCGCGAAGGGCATGTATTACACCGACGCCGACGGTCGCGAGATCCTGGACGGCACCGCCGGCCTCTGGTGCGTCAACGCCGGTCATGCGCGGGAGAAGATCGTCGAGGCGGTCTCGAGCCAGGTCGCCGAGCTCGACTATGCGCCGGCCTTCCAGATGGGCCATCCGAAGGCGTTCGAGCTGGCCTCGCGCCTCGCCAACATGATGCCTTCGCCGCTCGACCATGTGTTCTTCACCAATTCGGGCTCGGAATCGGTCGACACGGCGCTGAAGATCGCGCTCGCCTATCACCGGGCACGCGGCAAGGGCACGAAGTTCCGCCTTCTGGGACGCGAGCGCGGCTATCACGGCGTCGGCTTCGGCGGCATCTCGGTCGGCGGCATTTCCGGCAACCGCAAGACCTTCGGCACGCTGCTGACCGGCGTCGACCATATCCGCCACACGCACGATCTCGCCCGCAACGCCTTCTCGCGCGGCGAGCCGGAATATGGCGCCGAGTTCGCCGACGATCTGGAGAAGGTCATCGCGCTGCATGACGCGTCGAACATCGCGGCGCTGATCGTCGAGCCCGTCGCCGGATCCACCGGCGTCCTCATCCCGCCGAAGGGCTATCTGAAGCGGCTGCGCGAGATCTGCGACAAGCACGACATCCTGCTGATCTTCGACGAGGTCATCACCGGCTTCGGCCGCCTCGGCACGCCGTTTGCCGTCGACCATTTCGACGTCATCCCGGACATGGTCTGCACGGCCAAGGGCATCACCTCGGGCGTCATCCCGATGGGCGCCGTCTTCGCCTCGAAAAAGATCTACGACGCCTTCATGGACGCGCCCGAGAACACGATCGAGCTGTTCCACGGCTACACCTATTCGGCGCATCCGGTCGCCTGCGCCGCCGCGCTCGCCACGCTCGACGTTTATGCCGAAGAGGGGCTGCTGACCCGCGCCGCCGAGCTCGCCTCCTACTGGGAGGATGCGCTGCACGGCATGAAGGGCCTGCCGCATGTCATCGACATCCGCAATCTCGGCCTCGTCGGCGCCATCGAGCTGGAGCCGATCGCCGGCGCGCCGACCAAGCGCGCCTTCTCGGCCTTCCTCAAGGCCTTCGAGCGGAACCTGATGATCCGCACCACCGGCGACATCATCGCGCTCTCGCCGCCGCTCATCATCGAGAAGGCCGAGATCGACCGCATCTTCGAGACGCTCGCAGGCGTGCTCCGGGACATCGACTGA
- a CDS encoding cupin domain-containing protein → MNASHFEIDVGARLRALRLREGLSQRALAKRAGVSNATVSMVEANRISPSVSGLRQILTGIPIGLAEFFADPEAEREQVVFRAEDLKEIAGGPISFRQVGANLEGRSLQMIHERYRPGAESGKAMLSHQGEEAGLVIRGRMLLEVAGARYELGPGDAYFFDSRKPHAFRNIGEGELELVSACTPPSF, encoded by the coding sequence ATGAACGCCTCGCATTTCGAAATCGACGTCGGCGCGCGACTGCGGGCGCTGCGCCTGCGCGAGGGGCTGTCGCAGCGGGCGCTCGCCAAGCGCGCCGGCGTTTCCAACGCCACGGTCTCGATGGTGGAGGCGAACCGCATCAGCCCGTCGGTCTCGGGGCTCCGTCAGATCCTCACCGGAATCCCGATCGGCCTCGCCGAGTTCTTCGCCGATCCCGAGGCCGAGCGCGAGCAGGTGGTCTTCCGCGCCGAGGACCTGAAGGAGATCGCCGGCGGCCCGATCTCGTTCCGCCAGGTCGGCGCCAATCTCGAGGGACGCTCGCTGCAGATGATCCACGAGCGCTATCGGCCGGGCGCCGAAAGCGGCAAGGCGATGCTTTCCCATCAGGGCGAGGAAGCCGGCCTCGTCATCCGCGGCCGCATGCTGCTCGAAGTCGCCGGCGCCCGCTACGAACTCGGCCCGGGCGACGCCTATTTCTTCGACAGCCGCAAGCCGCATGCCTTCCGCAATATCGGCGAGGGCGAACTCGAGCTCGTCTCGGCCTGCACGCCGCCGAGCTTTTGA
- the tilS gene encoding tRNA lysidine(34) synthetase TilS, which translates to MRAADGGGAGAAIDPARLFARWSGEGALALAVSGGADSLALMLLAARWRDGGAAPRLIVLSLDHGLRPEAAAEVAMVGRVAASLGLPFRALAADTSLPPSDIEAAARALRYRLLGAAAREAGASVLMTAHHADDQAETVMLRLARGSGIYGLAAMEPETERDGLRIARPLLVLRHADLAAMVSRAGLEPVADPHNEDGRFARARMRALMPRLAAEGLDTPRLVATAARFRSAALAIDAYVERLFATAAVIDEAGGVRLDVAAALAEPEETLLRAVSRILRAVGGSTYPPRLSGIGALVAAMANDGEPLKRTVAGVVVDRRKGLFRFQREAGRDGLPEMAVAGGFDAVWDGRFAVTIAGAPPGARLGALGVDGRRAVRGCIVDALPLALAATPALIGPEGIIAAPLAGVAPPDGISFTTRSIVKDRLLDRSRSDDL; encoded by the coding sequence GTGCGAGCTGCTGACGGCGGAGGGGCGGGCGCTGCGATCGATCCGGCGCGGCTGTTCGCGCGCTGGAGCGGGGAGGGCGCGCTCGCGCTCGCCGTCTCCGGCGGGGCCGACTCCCTCGCGCTGATGCTGCTCGCCGCGCGCTGGCGCGACGGCGGCGCGGCACCCCGGCTGATCGTCCTCTCGCTCGATCACGGCCTCAGGCCCGAGGCCGCCGCCGAGGTCGCGATGGTCGGGCGGGTTGCCGCCTCGCTCGGACTGCCGTTCAGGGCGCTGGCCGCCGATACATCCCTGCCGCCGTCGGATATCGAGGCGGCTGCGCGCGCCCTGCGCTACCGCCTGCTCGGCGCCGCGGCGCGGGAGGCTGGGGCGAGCGTCCTCATGACCGCGCATCACGCCGACGACCAGGCCGAGACCGTGATGCTGCGGCTCGCGCGCGGATCGGGGATCTACGGGCTCGCGGCGATGGAGCCCGAGACGGAGCGGGACGGGCTGCGCATCGCACGGCCGCTGCTCGTGCTCCGCCATGCCGATCTCGCCGCCATGGTCTCGCGGGCCGGTCTCGAGCCCGTTGCCGACCCGCACAACGAGGATGGCCGCTTCGCCCGCGCCCGTATGCGCGCGCTGATGCCGCGCCTCGCTGCCGAGGGGCTGGACACGCCCCGCCTCGTCGCCACGGCCGCGCGGTTCCGCTCCGCCGCCCTGGCCATCGACGCCTATGTCGAGCGCCTGTTCGCCACCGCTGCGGTCATCGACGAAGCAGGTGGCGTGCGGCTGGACGTCGCGGCGGCGCTGGCAGAGCCGGAGGAGACGCTGCTGCGCGCGGTGTCGCGCATCCTGCGCGCCGTCGGCGGAAGCACCTATCCACCGCGACTCAGCGGCATCGGCGCTCTGGTGGCGGCGATGGCAAATGACGGCGAGCCGCTGAAGCGCACCGTTGCCGGCGTCGTCGTCGACCGTCGCAAGGGGCTCTTCCGCTTCCAGCGCGAGGCGGGCCGCGACGGGCTGCCGGAAATGGCGGTCGCCGGCGGCTTCGACGCCGTCTGGGACGGGCGTTTCGCCGTCACGATCGCCGGCGCGCCGCCCGGCGCCCGGCTTGGGGCGCTCGGCGTGGACGGACGCCGCGCCGTCCGCGGCTGTATCGTCGATGCGCTGCCGCTCGCGCTCGCGGCGACTCCGGCGCTGATCGGACCCGAAGGCATCATCGCCGCCCCGCTCGCGGGGGTGGCGCCACCCGACGGAATTTCCTTCACCACACGCTCCATCGTGAAGGATCGACTGCTTGATCGGAGCCGAAGCGATGATCTATGA
- the glmM gene encoding phosphoglucosamine mutase, producing the protein MARKLFGTDGIRGKANTFPITPQMALQVGIATGIAFRNGKHRHRVVIGKDTRLSGYMIEPALTAGFTAAGMDVFLLGPMPTPAVAMLTRSMRADLGVMISASHNPFEDNGIKLFGPDGYKLSDEAEARIEALIEEDLSDRLAGPSDLGRARRIDGMRDRYIEFAKRTMPKAYDLTGLRIVIDCANGAAYRVAPEALWELGAEVIAIGTDPDGYNINRDVGSTAPAALRAKVHEVRADIGIALDGDADRVIIVDERGEVVDGDQLMAVVAASWAEAGRLSKPGIVATIMSNLGLERYLGGLGLSLDRTKVGDRYVVERMRSGGFNVGGEQSGHLILSDFSTTGDGLVSALQILAVVRQTGKPVSEVCRRFDPVPQILKNVRFGGGKPLDTASVKAAIAEGEARLNGSGRLVIRPSGTEPLIRVMAEGDDERVVEAVVDDICVALKQVAA; encoded by the coding sequence ATGGCCAGGAAACTCTTCGGAACCGACGGCATCCGCGGCAAGGCGAACACCTTTCCGATCACGCCGCAGATGGCACTGCAGGTCGGCATCGCCACCGGCATCGCCTTCCGCAACGGCAAGCATCGGCACCGGGTCGTCATCGGCAAGGATACTCGGCTGTCCGGCTACATGATCGAGCCGGCGCTCACCGCCGGCTTCACGGCCGCCGGGATGGACGTCTTCCTGCTCGGGCCGATGCCGACGCCGGCCGTCGCCATGCTGACGCGCTCGATGCGCGCCGATCTCGGCGTGATGATCTCCGCCTCGCACAATCCCTTCGAGGACAACGGCATCAAGCTGTTCGGTCCCGACGGGTACAAGCTCTCCGACGAGGCCGAGGCGCGGATCGAGGCACTGATCGAGGAGGACCTTTCCGACCGGCTGGCCGGACCTTCGGATCTCGGCCGCGCCAGACGGATCGACGGCATGCGCGACCGCTATATCGAATTCGCCAAGCGGACCATGCCGAAGGCATATGACCTGACGGGCCTCAGGATCGTCATCGACTGCGCCAACGGCGCCGCCTATCGCGTGGCGCCCGAGGCGCTATGGGAGCTCGGTGCCGAGGTGATCGCCATCGGCACGGATCCCGACGGCTACAACATCAACCGCGACGTTGGCTCGACGGCGCCGGCCGCCCTGCGCGCCAAGGTGCACGAGGTCCGCGCCGATATCGGCATCGCGCTCGATGGCGACGCCGACCGCGTGATCATCGTCGACGAGCGCGGCGAGGTCGTCGACGGCGACCAGTTGATGGCGGTCGTCGCCGCGTCCTGGGCCGAGGCGGGGCGGCTGTCGAAGCCCGGCATCGTCGCGACCATCATGTCCAATCTCGGCCTCGAGCGGTATCTCGGCGGCCTCGGCCTGTCGCTCGACCGCACCAAGGTCGGTGACCGCTATGTCGTCGAGCGCATGCGCTCGGGCGGCTTCAATGTCGGCGGCGAGCAGTCGGGCCATCTCATCCTCTCGGACTTCTCGACGACCGGCGACGGCCTCGTCTCCGCCTTGCAGATCCTCGCGGTGGTACGCCAGACCGGCAAGCCGGTCAGCGAGGTGTGCCGCCGCTTCGATCCTGTGCCTCAGATCCTCAAGAATGTCCGCTTCGGCGGCGGCAAGCCGCTCGACACCGCGAGCGTCAAGGCGGCGATCGCCGAGGGCGAGGCGCGCCTCAACGGCTCCGGCCGGCTCGTCATCCGCCCCTCCGGCACCGAGCCGCTGATCCGTGTCATGGCGGAAGGCGACGATGAACGCGTCGTCGAGGCCGTGGTCGACGATATCTGCGTCGCGCTGAAGCAGGTCGCGGCCTAA
- the pal gene encoding peptidoglycan-associated lipoprotein Pal — protein MMDIRSVSHGIKLVAFLGLALMLAACANKPGGPEGAGGIGSATPGSAQDFVVNVGDRVFFDTDQTDVSAQGQVTLQKQAAWLKRYPRYQVTIEGHADERGTREYNIALGARRATNVKNYLVSLGISPARIRTISYGKERPVAVCNDISCWSQNRRAVTVLDNAM, from the coding sequence ATGATGGATATTCGATCGGTCTCGCACGGGATCAAGCTCGTCGCGTTCCTCGGCCTGGCGCTGATGCTGGCCGCCTGCGCCAACAAGCCGGGTGGCCCTGAAGGCGCCGGCGGCATCGGTTCGGCCACGCCGGGCAGCGCGCAGGACTTCGTCGTCAATGTCGGCGACCGCGTGTTCTTCGATACCGATCAGACCGATGTTTCGGCCCAGGGCCAGGTGACGCTGCAGAAGCAGGCGGCGTGGCTGAAGCGCTATCCGCGCTACCAGGTCACGATCGAGGGTCATGCCGACGAGCGCGGCACGCGCGAATACAACATCGCGCTCGGCGCCCGCCGCGCGACGAATGTGAAGAACTATCTCGTCTCGCTCGGCATCAGCCCGGCGCGCATCCGCACCATCTCCTACGGCAAGGAGCGCCCGGTCGCGGTCTGCAACGACATCTCCTGCTGGTCGCAGAACCGTCGCGCCGTGACGGTGCTCGACAACGCCATGTAA
- the ybgF gene encoding tol-pal system protein YbgF, producing MTTRARLLAVALAALTLPTFGPGLGPAPAHAGLFDLFNKRETQVQPPQDAVAPPADVGVAPDPGVAPLRAASPASEAQAAMRMDRMEQQMRQMTGQIEELTFQLNQLQAQIRAMQPAGARRTGSAAPAAPQPVAAAPQAPRTAADPIGQAIGSAPVAAAPAGAPTGPGAPPQSLGELPAGPGGQPLDLATLAGPPPGAGAAPAPSGDSRNDYDAAYDLVLKGDYDVAENSFQLFLANYPGDPLAPDAQYWIGESLYQRGDFRGAADAFLTGYQQYPKSAKAPDMLLKLGLSLVGLGQRDAACGTYAEILKKYPKASNALLQRVKTEQASASC from the coding sequence ATGACGACACGCGCAAGATTGCTGGCCGTGGCGCTCGCCGCGCTGACGCTGCCGACCTTCGGCCCGGGCCTTGGCCCGGCCCCTGCCCATGCGGGGCTGTTTGATCTCTTCAACAAGCGCGAGACACAGGTACAGCCGCCGCAGGATGCCGTGGCGCCGCCGGCCGATGTCGGTGTCGCGCCCGATCCGGGCGTGGCGCCGTTGCGGGCCGCCTCTCCCGCCAGCGAGGCGCAGGCCGCCATGCGCATGGACCGCATGGAGCAGCAGATGCGCCAGATGACGGGCCAGATCGAGGAACTGACCTTCCAGCTCAACCAGCTTCAGGCGCAGATCAGGGCGATGCAGCCGGCCGGCGCGCGGCGGACCGGCTCGGCCGCCCCCGCGGCGCCGCAGCCGGTCGCGGCCGCCCCGCAGGCGCCGCGCACGGCCGCCGATCCCATCGGACAGGCGATCGGCTCGGCGCCGGTCGCTGCCGCCCCAGCGGGCGCGCCGACGGGGCCCGGAGCCCCGCCGCAAAGCCTCGGCGAACTTCCCGCAGGGCCGGGCGGCCAGCCGCTCGACCTCGCGACGCTGGCTGGGCCACCGCCCGGTGCTGGCGCAGCGCCCGCGCCGAGCGGCGACTCGCGCAACGACTACGACGCGGCCTATGACCTCGTCCTCAAGGGCGATTACGACGTCGCCGAGAACTCCTTCCAGCTTTTCCTCGCCAATTATCCAGGCGATCCGCTGGCGCCCGACGCGCAATACTGGATCGGCGAGAGCCTCTATCAGCGCGGCGATTTCCGCGGCGCCGCCGACGCCTTCCTCACCGGCTACCAGCAATATCCGAAGAGCGCCAAGGCGCCCGACATGCTGCTGAAGCTCGGCCTGTCGCTGGTCGGGCTCGGCCAGCGCGACGCGGCCTGCGGCACCTATGCCGAGATCCTCAAGAAATATCCGAAGGCGTCGAACGCGCTTCTCCAGCGCGTGAAGACCGAACAGGCTAGTGCGAGCTGCTGA
- a CDS encoding VOC family protein gives MTVKRIVANIGPVRPSEAMAFYGDILGMEIVMDHGWIVTFAGAGSSRPEVSFAEEGGSGTPVPDLSIEVDDLDAVLGALSAAGIPIEYGPVSERWGVRRLYVRDPFGRLVNILAHADTRD, from the coding sequence ATGACCGTCAAGCGGATCGTCGCCAATATCGGACCCGTGCGCCCCTCTGAGGCGATGGCCTTCTATGGCGACATCCTCGGGATGGAGATCGTCATGGACCATGGCTGGATCGTCACTTTTGCGGGCGCCGGCTCATCACGACCGGAGGTGAGTTTCGCAGAGGAAGGCGGCTCCGGAACACCGGTCCCCGACCTCTCGATCGAGGTCGACGATCTCGACGCCGTTCTCGGCGCCCTGTCGGCGGCCGGCATCCCGATCGAGTATGGCCCTGTCAGCGAACGCTGGGGCGTGCGCCGGCTCTATGTGCGCGACCCTTTCGGGCGGCTGGTCAATATTCTCGCCCATGCCGATACCAGAGACTGA